One window of Gemmatimonadaceae bacterium genomic DNA carries:
- a CDS encoding SDR family oxidoreductase, with product MNVDDRWKGGPPGASADALDQLVYLSNLIGLETRLVQPGGGNTSIKIGDELFVKGSGTDLRTIGRSGFTRLSLPALASLGTVESMRDDEMMRLMARCMTDPGGPTPSVETPLHSLMPNRVIAHTHDVATMSLTDIDDATAARLVRDVLGGEITYVPYVRPGFPLAKAVARMAGRLPPGTIGLALAHHGLMVWADDARECYARLLRTVNRIEDFLAAKRRARPAPPVIADRIPPADVRRRCAEGLLPVLRGHLGAASRVILHYDDGDDVLHAIADTRMQELTRRGMATPEHILRAGRLPLWLSIDPSIAPEELATAARAQLSSQHAEYEANHARHAAPGERPLDDWAKVLLVPGLGMITASRDKRGAITANTCYRAVLETIANAAAIDAFNFIAESEVFEFEHWPLERRKIDEQDARERATLLLPRHVAVIVGGASGIGKAAAHRFANEGAHVVVADLDGPAAEAVASDICLTHKGRAIAVTLDVRDDASLGALVQQTVLAFGGIDSLFYTAGQAPRFARVTALRRDELQRQVDVHYMGAVLAMGAAATVMQRQRLGGSIVASVSKAAVAPGRDAAAYGGSKAALLQAMRVAAVELGGDGIRVNAINADQVETPLFLRFVQERAAMRGVTPEQQLETYRSRNAMGVSLIPAESVAGVAALLASERFRYTTGDIITIDGGLSDAFPR from the coding sequence ATGAACGTCGACGACCGTTGGAAAGGCGGACCGCCCGGCGCGAGCGCCGATGCGCTCGACCAACTGGTCTACCTCTCCAACCTCATCGGTCTCGAAACCCGGCTCGTGCAGCCGGGCGGCGGCAACACATCCATCAAGATCGGGGATGAGTTGTTCGTCAAAGGAAGCGGCACCGACCTGCGCACGATCGGCCGGTCGGGATTCACACGCCTGTCGCTGCCGGCACTGGCGTCGCTCGGAACCGTCGAGTCGATGCGCGACGACGAGATGATGCGGTTGATGGCGCGGTGCATGACGGATCCCGGCGGCCCGACTCCGAGCGTCGAGACTCCGTTGCACTCGCTCATGCCCAACCGGGTGATCGCGCACACGCACGACGTCGCGACGATGAGCCTCACCGACATCGACGACGCCACGGCGGCGCGGCTGGTACGCGACGTGTTAGGCGGCGAAATCACCTATGTGCCGTACGTGCGCCCCGGCTTCCCGTTGGCCAAAGCGGTGGCGCGCATGGCCGGCCGCCTGCCGCCGGGCACGATCGGGCTTGCACTGGCGCATCACGGCCTGATGGTGTGGGCAGACGATGCGCGCGAGTGTTACGCACGCTTGCTCCGCACCGTAAACCGCATCGAGGACTTCCTGGCCGCGAAGCGGCGCGCGCGGCCGGCGCCCCCGGTGATCGCGGATCGCATACCGCCGGCCGATGTGCGTCGTCGTTGTGCCGAAGGGCTGCTGCCGGTCCTTCGCGGCCACCTCGGCGCGGCGAGCCGGGTCATTCTGCACTACGACGACGGCGACGACGTCCTGCACGCGATCGCCGACACACGCATGCAGGAGCTGACGCGCCGCGGGATGGCCACGCCCGAGCACATCCTGCGCGCCGGCCGGCTCCCCCTCTGGTTGAGCATCGACCCGTCGATTGCGCCGGAGGAGTTGGCCACAGCCGCACGCGCGCAGCTGTCGAGCCAGCACGCGGAGTACGAGGCGAATCACGCCCGACATGCGGCGCCGGGCGAGCGCCCCCTCGACGATTGGGCCAAGGTGCTGCTCGTGCCCGGACTCGGAATGATCACCGCGTCGCGGGACAAGCGCGGCGCGATCACGGCGAACACGTGCTATCGCGCTGTGCTCGAGACGATCGCGAACGCCGCAGCAATCGACGCGTTCAATTTCATCGCCGAGTCAGAGGTGTTCGAGTTCGAGCACTGGCCGCTCGAGCGCCGCAAGATCGACGAGCAGGATGCGCGCGAACGCGCCACCCTGCTCTTGCCGCGCCACGTGGCCGTGATCGTCGGCGGCGCGAGCGGAATCGGCAAAGCCGCCGCGCACCGCTTCGCGAACGAAGGCGCGCACGTCGTCGTGGCCGACCTCGATGGGCCGGCCGCCGAAGCGGTCGCGTCGGACATATGCCTAACGCACAAGGGCCGCGCCATCGCCGTCACGCTCGACGTGCGCGACGACGCGAGTCTTGGCGCGCTCGTGCAGCAGACCGTGTTGGCGTTCGGCGGCATCGATTCGTTGTTCTACACCGCCGGCCAGGCGCCGCGATTCGCCCGCGTGACGGCGCTGCGGCGCGACGAGCTCCAGCGGCAGGTGGACGTGCACTACATGGGTGCCGTGCTCGCCATGGGCGCCGCTGCCACGGTAATGCAACGGCAGCGGCTCGGTGGGTCGATCGTCGCGTCGGTGTCCAAGGCGGCGGTCGCGCCCGGCCGCGATGCCGCCGCGTACGGGGGAAGCAAGGCCGCGCTGCTCCAGGCGATGCGCGTCGCCGCCGTCGAGTTAGGCGGCGACGGCATTCGCGTCAACGCCATCAACGCCGATCAGGTGGAGACGCCGCTCTTCCTGCGCTTCGTCCAGGAACGCGCCGCGATGCGGGGCGTGACGCCGGAGCAGCAATTGGAGACGTATCGCAGCCGGAATGCCATGGGCGTGTCGCTCATTCCGGCCGAGTCGGTGGCCGGCGTCGCCGCGCTGCTGGCGAGCGAGCGCTTCCGCTACACCACGGGCGACATCATCACGATCGACGGCGGCCTGTCCGACGC
- a CDS encoding multicopper oxidase domain-containing protein codes for MSVSRFVAIAGIVTTVLGSLPRRALPTAEPNRNVDRAGRLERGVLTVALEAKQTQWIAVGSHQVPLPLAAFSEAGKAPLVPGPLIRAPQGTELRLSLRNTLSAPLTFIVPAAIHGSSEPDVMDSVVVPAGADRQFTTTASVAGNYVYRATAPDYASRLAEVTGALAGAIVIDTAGVGAPVRDRVLVIMALPDTQWVDGVNSLGHTPSPSELAALRRGVGGRFTYTINGLTWPNTERIRATAGDSLHWRVINASEQLHAMHMHGFYFRVDTLTGGLSARFPRPGPGELVVTQILPPLSSMSMTWSPDRPGNWFFHCHIAFHLESDPFLDPPQVRQNRGTARMRDMSGMALGVVVADRPGAHVAAAPAPLRRLRLIAEAGQVLVAGGGQDTLPTMHFVLEEQGRRVEGRPQMSPELDLTRNEPVSITIVNHLAQPTSVHWHGIEVEDSYVDGVPGFSGAGNHLAPSIAPGDSFTVQFTPPRSGTFMYHAHFDELREQVAGLEGTLVVRDSGTAPSADDHAFFLKGAINDEGFPLEINGQVNPDTVILHVGRPARVRLINLSTFNVAPVFSLTTRPDSAFNLARDTMVAEWREVAKDGFDLPGVAQRVRRARQIVGIGETYDFDYRPVEPGHLLLEVRTRSGQLMVRVPILVE; via the coding sequence ATGAGCGTTAGCCGCTTCGTCGCGATCGCGGGTATCGTGACAACCGTCTTGGGCTCACTGCCCCGGCGTGCGCTACCGACCGCAGAGCCAAATCGCAACGTCGACCGAGCCGGCCGCCTGGAGCGTGGCGTCCTCACTGTCGCCCTCGAAGCCAAGCAGACCCAGTGGATCGCAGTCGGTTCGCATCAGGTCCCGCTGCCGCTCGCCGCGTTCTCGGAGGCCGGTAAGGCCCCGCTGGTGCCCGGGCCGCTGATTCGAGCGCCGCAGGGCACGGAGCTCCGTCTGTCGCTGCGCAACACGCTGTCGGCGCCACTCACCTTCATCGTGCCGGCGGCGATCCACGGCAGCTCGGAACCCGATGTGATGGATTCCGTGGTCGTGCCTGCGGGCGCGGATAGGCAGTTCACGACCACTGCCTCGGTGGCCGGCAACTACGTGTACCGCGCCACCGCTCCCGATTACGCGAGTCGACTGGCCGAGGTGACCGGGGCGCTGGCGGGCGCCATCGTGATCGACACCGCTGGCGTAGGCGCTCCGGTGCGCGATCGCGTGCTCGTGATCATGGCGCTGCCCGACACGCAGTGGGTGGACGGCGTCAACTCCCTCGGCCACACCCCTTCGCCGTCCGAGCTGGCGGCGCTGCGACGCGGCGTCGGCGGCCGGTTCACCTACACGATCAACGGCCTCACGTGGCCTAACACAGAACGGATCCGCGCTACCGCCGGCGACAGCCTGCATTGGCGCGTGATCAACGCGTCGGAGCAGCTGCATGCCATGCACATGCACGGCTTCTATTTTCGCGTCGACACGCTCACGGGAGGACTGTCGGCGCGTTTCCCACGGCCGGGGCCAGGCGAGTTGGTCGTGACCCAAATCCTGCCGCCCCTTTCCTCCATGTCCATGACCTGGTCACCGGATCGGCCGGGGAACTGGTTCTTCCACTGCCACATCGCGTTTCACCTGGAGAGCGACCCCTTTCTCGATCCGCCTCAAGTTCGGCAGAACCGCGGAACGGCGCGGATGCGAGACATGTCGGGTATGGCATTGGGCGTGGTGGTCGCCGATCGACCCGGCGCTCATGTTGCTGCCGCGCCGGCGCCGCTTCGCCGGCTGCGACTCATTGCGGAAGCCGGTCAGGTCCTGGTAGCAGGCGGCGGGCAGGACACGTTGCCGACGATGCACTTCGTGCTCGAGGAACAGGGTCGTCGGGTCGAAGGAAGGCCGCAGATGAGTCCCGAGCTGGATCTCACGCGCAATGAGCCGGTGTCGATCACGATCGTGAACCACCTCGCGCAGCCCACCAGTGTCCACTGGCACGGCATCGAAGTGGAGGACAGCTACGTGGATGGAGTGCCGGGCTTCAGCGGCGCCGGCAATCATCTCGCGCCGAGCATCGCGCCGGGCGATTCGTTCACCGTGCAGTTCACGCCGCCGCGTTCCGGAACGTTCATGTATCACGCGCACTTCGATGAGCTGCGCGAGCAGGTTGCCGGCCTCGAGGGAACGTTGGTCGTGCGCGATTCCGGCACAGCGCCATCGGCCGATGACCACGCCTTCTTCCTCAAGGGCGCAATCAACGACGAGGGATTCCCGCTCGAGATCAACGGGCAAGTGAACCCGGACACGGTCATCCTGCACGTCGGTCGGCCGGCACGAGTGCGGCTGATCAACCTGTCGACATTCAACGTGGCGCCCGTTTTTTCGCTCACGACGCGTCCCGACAGCGCGTTCAACCTGGCGCGCGATACCATGGTGGCCGAGTGGCGCGAGGTCGCCAAGGACGGGTTCGATCTGCCTGGTGTGGCGCAGCGCGTCCGGCGCGCGCGACAGATCGTCGGCATAGGCGAGACCTACGACTTCGACTACCGTCCGGTCGAGCCGGGGCACCTCCTGCTGGAAGTTCGAACCAGGTCGGGGCAGCTCATGGTCAGAGTGCCCATTCTGGTGGAGTGA